One part of the Ziziphus jujuba cultivar Dongzao chromosome 2, ASM3175591v1 genome encodes these proteins:
- the LOC107418473 gene encoding protease Do-like 9 yields MGKTKRKRGRKPKNPSIQAQDLASNTTPLTITTTTATAMTTTTTASTSMDDVFSVSNVEIIDPVGSHSGSRRRGRPRKLPKLSEKPDKPLVLSPARRAPRAVENGDFPVPGDLMVVPNVASQPGAVWEGVARVVPAMDSVVKVFCVHTEPNFSLPWQRKRQYSSSSSGFVISGRRVLTNAHSVEHYTQVKLKKRGSDTKYLATVLAIGTECDIAMLTVDDDEFWEGVSPVEFGNLPTLQDAVTVVGYPIGGDTISVTSGVVSRIEILSYVHGSTELLGLQIDAAINSGNSGGPAFNDKGNCVGIAFQSLKHEDVENIGYVIPTPVIMHFIQDYEKNGAYTGFPILSIEWQKMENPDLRSAMGMKLDQKGVRIRRIDPTAPESQVLKPSDIILSFDGVDIANDGTVPFRHGERIGFSYLISQKYTGDNAALKVLRNSEILNFNIKLASHKRLIPAHNRGRPPSYYIIAGFVFTAVSVPYLRSEYGKDYEYEAPVKLLDKLLHSLPQSPEEQLVVVSQVLVADINIGYEDIVNTQVLAFNGKPVKNLKSLAAMVESCDDEFLKFDLEYQQIVVLQTKMARAATLDILATHCIPSAMSDDLKS; encoded by the exons ATGGGCAAGACCAAACGGAAACGAGGCCGTAAACCCAAAAATCCCTCTATTCAAGCCCAAGATTTGGCATCCAACACCACCCCTTTAACCATCACAACCACCACAGCGACAGCgatgacgacgacgacgactGCCAGCACCTCAATGGACGACGTTTTCTCCGTTAGCAACGTCGAAATCATCGACCCAGTTGGCTCTCACAGTGGAAGCCGACGGCGTGGTCGACCCAGGAAGCTCCCTAAGCTCTCTGAAAAACCCGATAAGCCGCTGGTCCTCTCTCCTGCGAGACGGGCCCCTCGGGCGGTCGAGAATGGCGACTTTCCCGTCCCTGGCGATCTCATGGTGGTTCCCAACGTGGCTTCTCAGCCTGGTGCGGTTTGGGAGGGCGTGGCCAGGGTGGTTCCTGCCATGGACTCTGTGGTGAAGGTGTTTTGCGTTCACACGGAGCCGAATTTCTCTCTTCCATGGCAGAGGAAGAGGCAGTACAGCTCTAGCAGTAGTGGGTTTGTTATTAGTGGTAGGAGGGTGCTTACGAATGCTCATTCAGTGGAGCATTATACCCAAGTCAAGCTCAAGAAGCGTGGCTCTGATACGAAATACTTGGCCACTGTCCTAGCTATTGGCACGGAGTGTGATATTG CGATGCTTACAGTTGATGACGATGAGTTTTGGGAAGGGGTATCCCCTGTAGAATTTGGGAATTTGCCCACACTTCAAGATGCAGTAACCGTTGTGGGTTACCCAATCGGAGGTGACACAATTTCCGTGACGAGTGGTGTTGTATCACGAATAGAGATCCTATCCTATGTTCACGGGTCCACCGAACTTCTAGGTTTGCAG ATAGATGCTGCTATAAACTCTGGCAATTCGGGTGGACCTGCTTTTAATGATAAAGGAAATTGTGTGGGTATTGCATTCCAATCCCTCAAACATGAAGATGTAGAGAATATTGGTTATGTAATACCAACACCGGTTATCATGCACTTCATTCAAGATTACGAGAAGAATGGAGCATATACAG gTTTTCCAATTCTTAGCATTGAGTGGCAAAAGATGGAGAATCCTGACTTGCGTTCAGCAATGGGCATGAAACTCGATCAAAAGGGTGTTCGTATCAGAAGGATTGATCCTACTGCTCCAGAATCTCAGGTTCTGAAGCCTTCTGATATAATTCTCAGCTTTGATGGAGTTGATATCGCCAATGATGGAACAG TTCCATTTAGGCATGGAGAACGCATAGGTTTTAGTTACCTCATATCCCAAAAATATACTGGAGATAATGCCGCCTTAAAGGTGTTACGCAATTCTGAGATTCtcaattttaatatcaaactTGCAAGCCACAAAAGGCTCATTCCAGCACACAATAGGGGCAGACCTCcatcatattatattattgctGGATTTGTTTTTACAGCAGTATCTGTTCCCTATCTTCGTTCCGAG TATGGAAAGGATTATGAATATGAAGCTCCAGTCAAGCTGTTAGACAAACTGTTGCATTCATTGCCACAATCGCCTGAGGAGCAGCTTGTTGTGGTTTCTcag GTGCTTGTGGCTGATATCAACATTGGGTATGAAGACATTGTTAACACCCAG GTTCTCGCATTCAATGGTAAGCCTGTGAAGAATCTGAAGAGCTTGGCAGCCATGGTGGAGAGCTGTGATGATgagtttttgaaatttgatttaGAATACCAACAG ATAGTGGTTCTCCAAACGAAGATGGCTAGAGCAGCTACACTAGATATTCTTGCAACACATTGTATACCATCAGCAATGTCTGACGATCTCAAGAGCTGA
- the LOC107418474 gene encoding WAT1-related protein At3g28050, which produces MGIKSCLVKFLPFAVMVVVQCLDVGLTTLSKAAMSRGMSHYVFVVYANALASLILFPSSFIIERKRRPPLTFSILCKFFLLSLVGITMMQNCAFTGVNYSSPTLASAMTNLVPAFTFSLAVIFRMEKLDLKSSRSQMKLMGTLLSISGAMVVTLYKGPPILKTLQVPSTEKFSASKPFFFSTMLKTTPSNWVIGSLFLAISSLSYAISNTAQAAILKEYPSQITMVSFFCFFGAIQCATLSLFAERDPNAWILKPDIELICILYSAICGCVGMFTAISWCIKMKGPVFVSMFTPLEIAIASILATIFLGETLYVGSVIGAVVIVIGFYGVIWTQFKEEKDENHEVNGPQSSSVKTPLLETHRTDV; this is translated from the exons ATGGGAATTAAATCCTGCTTAGTGAAGTTTCTACCGTTTGCAGTCATGGTGGTAGTTCAATGCCTGGATGTTGGTTTGACAACACTGAGCAAAGCAGCCATGTCAAGAGGAATGAGTCACTATGTCTTTGTTGTCTATGCAAATGCTCTTGCCAGTCTCATTCTCTTCCCATCTTCTTTCATCATCGAGAG AAAAAGGAGACCACCACTCACCTTCTCTATCCTCTGTAAATTCTTCCTACTTAGCCTTGTTGG GATAACTATGATGCAGAATTGTGCATTTACTGGTGTAAACTATAGCTCTCCTACACTTGCATCTGCAATGACCAACTTGGTTCCAGCTTTCACATTCTCACTTGCTGTCATTTTCAG AATGGAAAAGTTGGATTTGAAAAGTTCAAGAAGCCAGATGAAGTTGATGGGGACTCTGTTATCAATATCAGGAGCAATGGTTGTCACCCTATACAAAGGCCCTCCAATTTTAAAAACACTGCAAGTTCCATCCACTGAAAAATTTTCAGCATCaaaaccatttttcttttccaccatGTTAAAGACAACCCCAAGTAACTGGGTCATTGGAAGTCTATTCCTAGCAATCAGTAGTTTATCATATGCAATAAGCAATACTGCTCAG GCAGCAATTCTCAAAGAATACCCATCACAAATTACCATGGTATCCTTCTTTTGCTTCTTTGGGGCAATCCAATGTGCAACACTTTCTTTATTTGCAGAAAGAGATCCAAATGCCTGGATACTGAAGCCTGATATTGAActcatttgtattttatattcg GCTATATGTGGATGTGTGGGAATGTTTACTGCAATTTCATGGTGCATAAAAATGAAAGGGCCTGTGTTTGTGTCTATGTTTACGCCTTTGGAGATTGCTATAGCTTCCATACTGGCTACCATCTTCCTTGGTGAGACCCTTTATGTTGGAAG TGTTATTGGAGCAGTGGTGATCGTTATAGGGTTTTATGGAGTCATTTGGACTCAatttaaggaagaaaaagatgaaaatcaTGAAGTTAATGGACCTCAATCATCCTCTGTAAAGACCCCTCTTTTGGAAACCCATCGCACAGACGTTTGA